A region from the Triticum aestivum cultivar Chinese Spring chromosome 3D, IWGSC CS RefSeq v2.1, whole genome shotgun sequence genome encodes:
- the LOC123079184 gene encoding 3-hydroxyisobutyryl-CoA hydrolase-like protein 5 has product MAQEQPNPNEVVLGQEINGARVVTLNRPRQLNGINDRVVYLLAQLLEKWEQDDDAKLVIFKGAGRAFSAGGDLKMFYEGRSSDDSCLEVVYRMYWLCYHIHTYKKTTVALVNGLVMGGGAAMVAPLKFAVVTEKTVFATPEASVGLHTDCSFSYIHSRLPGYLGEYLALTGARLNAKEMIAAGLATHFVHSEKLEDLEKQLLNLNTGDESAVRAVIEEFSTDVQLDQESILNKLSTIDKCFSAETVEEILKALDSEVSVDGNQWIAPVLKSMRRSSPTGLKITLRSVREGRKQSLQECLKKEFGLTMNILRSVITGDVYEGIRALSIDKDNAPKWSPATVEEVKNEDIDRVFEPFTSGHELQVPSDDSNRWSGKHEHTVYAKSSQ; this is encoded by the exons ATGGCTCAAGAACAACCCAATCCCAACGAG GTCGTGCTCGGGCAGGAGATCAACGGCGCGAGGGTGGTCACCCTCAACCGCCCGCGCCAGCTCAACGGCATCAACGACAGAGTG GTCTATCTCCTAGCGCAGCTCTTGGAGAAATGGGAGCAAGATGACGATGCCAAGCTTGTCATCTTCAAG GGAGCAGGACGCGCATTTTCTGCTGGTGGGGACCTAAAGATGTTCTACGAAGGGAGATCATCAG ATGATTCCTGCCTCGAGGTTGTGTACAGGATGTACTGGCTCTGCTATCACATTCATACATATAAGAAAACCACG GTGGCCCTGGTTAATGGACTTGTCATGGGTGGAGGTGCAGCCATGGTTGCTCCACTGAAATTTGCAGTTGTCACAGAGAAAACA GTTTTTGCCACCCCTGAGGCAAGTGTTGGACTACACACAGATTGTAGCTTTTCTTATATCCATTCTCGGCTCCCTGGATATTTAG GTGAGTATCTGGCTTTGACTGGTGCTAGACTGAATGCAAAAGAAATGATTGCTGCCGGTCTTGCTACTCATTTTGTTCATTCTGAA AAATTGGAAGATCTTGAAAAACAATTACTGAATTTAAACACAGGCGACGAGTCTGCAGTCCGAGCTGTCATTGAGGAATTCTCTACGGATGTTCAACTTGATCAAGAGAGTATTTTAAACAA GCTTTCAACTATCGACAAATGTTTCTCAGCCGAGACTGTTGAGGAGATCTTGAAAGCACTT GATTCAGAAGTGAGTGTGGACGGAAATCAATGGATAGCTCCAGTCCTGAAGAGTATGAGAAgatcatctcctactggattgaagaTCACACTGCGATCG GTTAGAGAAGGTCGGAAGCAGAGTCTGCAGGAGTGTTTGAAGAAGGAATTCGGACTAACAATGAACATCCTCCGATCTGTCATTACTGGTGATGTGTATGAG GGTATTAGAGCTCTGAGCATCGACAAAGACAATGCACCTaag TGGAGTCCTGCAACCGTTGAAGAGGTGAAGAATGAAGACATTGACCGTGTTTTCGAACCATTCACCTCGGGACACGAGCTCCAAGTCCCATCTGATGATTCCAACAG GTGGAGCGGCAAACACGAGCACACGGTCTATGCGAAATCTTCACAGTAA